The window GCTACGGATTAGCAACGGATTATCAAAAAATTCTGTTAGCTACGAGCATTTTAGCGACATATTAGCGACGACGTTCGTAactaattctagtttttttgtagtGGTCGCACgtgtgattcgcgagcggggtaatagatgcatctatggttcgagccgttcgactctcggcagtgcacaatttatttttatgttggatcggattGTACGACCCTCGACATCTCTTGCGCAAGCTTTAATTAGTATATTTCTGTGGACTGAGCTTCGTATAtgccttgaaatgtaaatgaTTAACTATGATATTATCTGGAAAAAGGAACTGTTACCCCTTACCATGAACTGCTAATTAATTGTACTGTCCATGCttagtataaatattttctcatattatttgattctagtaagtatcaagtcgacctctcgtctctacttcttcgagattagacgggatacttactgggtacatattgtttatgtactcatactacactttggtacttaattgtacaggatttgaggcaggtacCTCTGGCTATCAGTCGGGTGCGCATCCCTGAGCAGGATTCAAGACTTCTACGGTGAGCTGCTTCCCTTCTCGTGCCGTTTAGTAACCTGAAGGagtctctcttatttatttttgttgtctattctagtttggacagtaggatagattgattcttttgtatattctactagttgcccacaacttgtgacaccaggtcttggcacacacattagtagactattattttggggattgtataattatttttgataTATTATTGGTTATTGCTTGTTCTAATCTTAACTTAAGGAATTATTGAAATTATTTggtaaaagtaaaatgagaacttattTGATAGTTTCCGCATTGGCTTGCCCGACAatagtgttgggcaccatcatggCCTATTATGGAAATGGATTGTGACAGCAAAGTACTAGGCCTCCAACTGCAACTAATTGCAAACGAGTTTCTAAAAAGACTCTGACATCTACGTGCTTTCTTAGACAGTTGAACTACCCCTATTCTCTCCATGGTTTCCTTTTTTATCTGTGTCACAACTAACTCTTTATTTACATTTCTTCCCTTGAAAATTTTCCAGTTTATTGCCTTTCACGCATGATACACCATTGCACTCCATACTGCTGTCAACACTTATTTTACTTCTCCCAGCTGTATTGTAGTTCCTAGCCATGGCATTAACTGTTGTCGAACTTCCTTTATCCAAGAGCATTCAGCAAACAGATATCTCGCAATTTCCTGTGTTTGACTCTCACATAGGCAACGGTTAGTATATTGTATCATTTTGATGTATACAATATTTAGATATATTGTATTACTTGTCGTCATTTCATGATGTCATGCACCAATAGTataaagaataaacttgcaatgttatattaaaaaaaataatacgagatagtattattatatataaatgtagggtaaaagataaaagatgattatttaataataaggaaggaCAAGATGAGAGGAATATATAAGGTAACaatgcgaccacaccaaatcgatcGTTCTAtgacagcttgtttggatggttgttatgtatcgtttcataatgtactGTATTGTTTTGATGTATACAATGCTTGAATAGATTTTCTTGTTTGCCAACATTTCATGATATCATGTACCAACattatgaagaataaacttgcaatattataaagaaaaagtaaggtaCGAAGTTGAATTATTGTATAAAAAAGTCCGATAAAGGATAAAATaacattatttaataataaggaagtgcaagatgagagaaaaaataaGGTAACGATGCGACCACCATACCAAATCGGTCGTTCCATAAAGTGATGCTTTTCGTTGTTATGTAACGACAAaaattaagtaacaatcaaaacaaacattgaatttaaagtaacaatatgatACAATAAGTTGTAAAGCACCCGGCCATCAACacgaaagaaaataagaaaagtaCAGCAGGATTTTGAAAACAAGCGAGAAACAGATAAAGGAGACCTCTCTGAAACTAGGAGAGGATACTCTTATACTATATGTTAGCCGGCATAATCCATTGGTCCATAAGGATCGAACCACTCAGCCAAAAGACCCTTTTTCCTCTTAGGATTCCAGCCCATATCCCTGCACAGTTGGTCATTGTACCAAATATGCAACGTAGCGATGCATGATCTCCTGTAGTTCTTCGAATATGAATATCTCTTCTTGTATTTATCCCATTCTGCTATGTCTTTCTCCATTACCTTGATATTAGGTAGCTTAAATTTTCCATCAAAAAGTTCTGCCAGCCATCGGCATCTTATTTCCGAGGTGTATAGATTTGCATCACTTTCTGAGAATCCAATTATTGCCAGTTGTGGAATTTGGGGATGAATGCATTCCCTGAAAATCATCCGAAATGACATTACTTTCACACAAGATGAGGTTATATACATTCGGATAAATCTGATGAACGTATGCAAGAGAATTCCCACCGCTACACAAGGATTTAATACTCACCTATAGAGAGGAACTGCATCATCATCTTTCCCTACAATGAAGCCCTGGAATTTTGGTGATTCAAAAATGTGTTTGAGCTTATCAATTCCATTGAAGCCAGTAGCGAGTATGACTAAGTCGGATTTTATTGGTTCAGCCTGACCCTCGAGCACGATGCCTTCTTTAGAGAATCCAAAGCTCTTTGCTTTCTTGAGCTTGATACTTCCTTCCTCAACTCTGTCATAAAAGCCCTCAGGCACTATAGAAACTAAACATGAACTCAATTCGCTTAAGAAACTATGATCTGGCACCATTCCATGTTTTGCAAGCCCCAGTTTGTGTTTTATATGGCTTTCTACAAATTTTGAGAAGGCCCACCTCTGTAAAATATGATAGTGAAATCGACTAATTAGCTAGAATTGCATGTTAGTTGTTCGACAGGAAGCTAttcaacaagatatttcaagCTACTCATAAATATTTACCAAAGGTGACAGAGTTGTGGCGAGGAGACTTAGAAGAATGCCTTCGCCAGGTTTATGCACCATAAGTTCGGAGAATCTATTTAGGTAGAGATATTCCAAAGGAAATCCCCATGGAAAATAATCGGGAATGTTCCAATGTGGTGTCCTGGTTATTACTGTGCATGGATATTCAATCCCTGCAAAATTAGTGCAAACAGACTCAAGCTGATGTCTATAAACAAACAATAAAGAGGTCCAGGGAATGGAGGTATAATGGAAAATCAGTAGTAGCCGTACTTACCATTAACTGTGGAGCACTCCATGGCAATGTCCATTCCAGATTTCATGGATCCGATGACGGCTACATGTTTTCCTTTAACCAAGTTGGTTGCAGTTGTTGAGTCCATTTTGGAATAATCCATTGAATGGATAACCTTACCCTCAAAAACTTCGGGACCTTTGTTTAGAGGAAATTCAGGGATGTTTGGAACTTGGCTGAATCTTCCCACGCAAACCACTACAAAATCAACTTGGTATACCTGCAGCCATGAGAGATATGGTCAAACCACAAATTAATAGTATTTCATTATACGAATCTTCTTTTTCCCCGCCCAAACATATCTTCAGCATAGTAAATTCTTATGGCTTGATTGTAACAGCTTCTGATCTGCTTACAAGAAAGCTTTAGTCATTGTAACTGATATACGAATAacattgtattgggaaaaattgcaagtgacatgttgagacacgtggactggtcaaatagtcaaagaattataattagtcaagaggcaCGGGTAGCAGTAGAAACGAGCAAAGGGAAAGGAAGAGGCACGGGAGAACATTTGAAGGATTCAGCACCCGTATCTATTTAAatcatttatcaaaaggaatgGATCTGACCATAATACAGAGCGCAGATACAAAATTCGACAGGCATTAAATACTGGAGAcattagagaatttgtattgattacaataattgtgtaacgtagcattcaatgtctttaattattcataatagccttATTATGATTTGGAAGAAACGCATATCTTAAAGATACCTATAAAATGGAGGTATCTGGTCACTTGTAAACACAAGACACAATTGGAATATACTTTAattcacttgtttttctcctgattacaCTCTGGTTACTCTAAATTACCttcttctacatattcttttgattatcagtaacccgtgttcttctaaatcTAACTTTgactgaaattttattttttggttaaacaaattggttccattaccgggaatctgataatct of the Nicotiana tabacum cultivar K326 chromosome 7, ASM71507v2, whole genome shotgun sequence genome contains:
- the LOC107765266 gene encoding putative flavin-containing monooxygenase 1; translation: MATNHRKKQVIAIIGAGISGLLACKYSLSKGFDPIVFESEDSIGGVWTKTIESTKLQTPRPFYQFSDFPWPDSVTDMFPDQQAVMEYIELYARHFDLLRHIQFNSKVLSLSYESGGGSDGEWNLWGGTGEPLSSKGKWNVTVQDTRTPSPQVYQVDFVVVCVGRFSQVPNIPEFPLNKGPEVFEGKVIHSMDYSKMDSTTATNLVKGKHVAVIGSMKSGMDIAMECSTVNGIEYPCTVITRTPHWNIPDYFPWGFPLEYLYLNRFSELMVHKPGEGILLSLLATTLSPLRWAFSKFVESHIKHKLGLAKHGMVPDHSFLSELSSCLVSIVPEGFYDRVEEGSIKLKKAKSFGFSKEGIVLEGQAEPIKSDLVILATGFNGIDKLKHIFESPKFQGFIVGKDDDAVPLYRECIHPQIPQLAIIGFSESDANLYTSEIRCRWLAELFDGKFKLPNIKVMEKDIAEWDKYKKRYSYSKNYRRSCIATLHIWYNDQLCRDMGWNPKRKKGLLAEWFDPYGPMDYAG